One window of Xanthomonas sp. 10-10 genomic DNA carries:
- a CDS encoding sorbosone dehydrogenase family protein produces the protein MHASLPTLIRWPLSLMALAVLAGCGDTATLAIEQGTGPDPQLPEPVKRLIPTVKVAPVKRWAANAKPMAADDLQVNAFARDLDHPRWVYVLPNGDVLVAETAEPPKPENAESGGGLRKKVQGAVMKKAGAVVPSANRITLLRDADGDGVAEVRTQFISGLFSPFGMALVGDRFYVANADALVSFPYKPGDTHISAKPTFVANLPGGINHHWTKSLLANADGSKLYVGVGSNSNVAENGMEAELNRAAILEIDPATGSSRVFASGLRNPVGTAWEPQSKSLWVVVNERDEIGSDLVPDYLTSVRDGGFYGWPYSYYGQHVDERVTPQNPELVAKAIKPDYALGPHTASLGLTFASGTLLPERFRQGAFIGQHGSWNRDPPSGYKVLFVPFVAGKPSATPITVLDGFLDAEGNAQGRPVGVAADNSGALLVADDVGNVIWRVTPKAR, from the coding sequence ATGCATGCATCCCTGCCTACGCTGATTCGCTGGCCGCTGTCCTTGATGGCGTTGGCCGTTCTCGCCGGATGCGGCGACACCGCCACGCTGGCCATCGAACAGGGAACCGGGCCTGACCCGCAATTACCCGAGCCGGTCAAGCGCCTGATCCCCACGGTGAAGGTGGCCCCGGTCAAGCGCTGGGCCGCCAACGCCAAACCCATGGCGGCCGACGATCTGCAGGTCAACGCGTTCGCGCGCGATCTCGATCACCCGCGCTGGGTCTACGTGCTGCCCAACGGCGATGTGCTGGTGGCCGAAACCGCCGAACCGCCGAAGCCGGAAAATGCCGAAAGCGGCGGCGGCCTGCGCAAGAAAGTGCAGGGCGCGGTGATGAAGAAAGCTGGCGCCGTGGTGCCCAGTGCCAACCGCATCACCCTGCTGCGCGACGCCGATGGCGACGGCGTGGCGGAGGTGCGCACGCAGTTCATCAGCGGCCTGTTCTCGCCATTCGGCATGGCGCTGGTCGGCGACCGCTTCTACGTGGCCAATGCCGACGCGCTGGTGAGCTTCCCGTACAAGCCTGGCGATACGCACATCAGTGCCAAGCCGACGTTCGTGGCCAATCTGCCCGGCGGGATCAACCACCATTGGACCAAGTCGCTGTTGGCCAACGCCGATGGCAGCAAGCTGTATGTGGGCGTCGGGTCCAACAGCAACGTGGCCGAAAACGGCATGGAGGCCGAACTCAACCGCGCGGCGATCCTGGAGATCGATCCAGCCACCGGCAGCAGCCGCGTGTTCGCCAGCGGCTTGCGCAACCCGGTGGGCACCGCGTGGGAACCGCAGAGCAAATCGCTGTGGGTCGTGGTCAACGAGCGCGACGAAATCGGCAGCGATCTGGTGCCGGACTATCTGACCTCGGTACGCGATGGCGGCTTCTATGGCTGGCCCTATAGCTACTACGGTCAACACGTAGATGAGCGGGTCACGCCGCAGAACCCCGAGCTGGTGGCCAAGGCGATCAAGCCGGATTACGCGCTAGGCCCGCATACGGCCTCACTTGGCCTGACCTTCGCCAGCGGAACTCTGCTGCCGGAGCGGTTCCGCCAGGGCGCCTTCATTGGCCAGCACGGCTCGTGGAATCGCGACCCGCCCAGTGGCTACAAGGTACTGTTCGTCCCGTTTGTCGCTGGCAAGCCCAGCGCAACGCCGATCACGGTCCTGGATGGATTTCTGGACGCCGAAGGCAATGCCCAGGGTCGCCCGGTGGGCGTTGCAGCGGACAATAGCGGTGCCTTGCTGGTCGCCGATGACGTGGGCAATGTGATCTGGCGGGTGACGCCGAAGGCGCGCTAA
- a CDS encoding HAD family phosphatase, with translation MTAATPLPFRPQAVIFDMDGLMLDSERAITACLAQAAEAQGLTIEPAFWLQMVGTGDVACRRLLGERVGDAAADRMLARAQLLYAVVAERGIPHRPGIIALLEYLVAIGMPRAVATSTQRPLALRKLKAADLLWRFDAVCTASDVAHPKPAPDIYLLAAHSLQVDPAHCLVLEDSPTGVRAALAAGMTPIQIPDLLEPDADVRALGHRIMPSLSDAQRLLEAQLSG, from the coding sequence ATGACGGCGGCCACCCCGCTGCCGTTCCGCCCGCAGGCGGTGATCTTCGATATGGATGGCCTGATGCTCGACAGCGAGCGCGCCATCACCGCCTGCCTGGCACAGGCGGCCGAGGCGCAGGGGCTGACGATCGAGCCGGCGTTCTGGTTGCAGATGGTGGGCACCGGCGATGTCGCCTGCCGCCGCCTGCTCGGCGAACGCGTCGGCGACGCCGCTGCCGACCGCATGCTGGCGCGCGCGCAGTTGCTCTATGCCGTCGTTGCCGAACGCGGTATCCCGCACCGGCCCGGCATCATTGCGTTGCTGGAGTATCTGGTGGCGATCGGCATGCCGCGTGCGGTGGCGACCTCCACCCAGCGCCCGCTTGCGTTGCGCAAGCTCAAGGCGGCCGATCTGCTGTGGCGTTTCGACGCGGTGTGCACGGCCAGCGATGTGGCCCATCCCAAGCCGGCGCCGGACATCTACCTGTTGGCAGCGCATTCGCTCCAGGTGGACCCTGCGCACTGCCTGGTGCTGGAAGATTCGCCGACCGGCGTGCGCGCCGCATTGGCGGCGGGCATGACCCCGATCCAGATCCCGGACCTGCTCGAACCGGATGCGGACGTGCGCGCGCTGGGCCATCGCATCATGCCTTCGCTGAGCGATGCGCAGCGCCTGCTGGAAGCGCAATTGTCGGGCTGA
- a CDS encoding SDR family oxidoreductase → MALIPAVSAWNPSPLQDRVVVITGGAQGIGRGIAQAVLGAGGSVVIGDLDADAGKACLQEWALPQRSAFVRCDAARQTQAARLIATARKRFGRLDGLVNNAGVADPHVAPLPQLEWDDWNRRLASLHGAFLCSKHALPALTQAQGGGAIVNIASTRAWQSEPHSEAYAAAKGGLVAFTHALALSEGPQVRVNSISPGWISTDAWRAPQRRRAPRLSRRDHAQHPAGRVGTPEDIAQLAVYLLSPQLSGFVTGQDFVVDGGMSRKMQYV, encoded by the coding sequence ATGGCCCTGATTCCCGCTGTTTCCGCATGGAACCCGTCACCGCTGCAGGACCGCGTGGTGGTGATCACCGGTGGCGCGCAAGGCATTGGACGCGGGATTGCGCAGGCTGTGCTTGGCGCCGGCGGCAGTGTGGTGATCGGCGATCTGGATGCCGATGCCGGAAAGGCCTGCCTGCAGGAATGGGCGCTGCCACAACGCAGTGCGTTCGTGCGCTGCGATGCCGCGCGCCAGACCCAGGCCGCGCGCTTGATCGCCACGGCGCGCAAGCGCTTCGGCAGACTCGATGGCCTAGTCAATAACGCCGGCGTCGCAGACCCGCACGTTGCGCCGTTGCCGCAGCTGGAATGGGACGACTGGAACCGGCGTCTGGCAAGCCTGCATGGCGCATTTTTATGCAGCAAACATGCCTTGCCTGCGCTGACGCAGGCGCAGGGCGGTGGTGCGATCGTCAATATCGCCTCCACCCGCGCCTGGCAGTCCGAGCCGCATAGCGAAGCCTATGCGGCGGCCAAGGGCGGCCTGGTCGCCTTTACTCACGCATTGGCGTTGAGCGAAGGCCCGCAGGTACGCGTCAACAGCATCAGCCCGGGGTGGATCAGCACCGATGCCTGGCGTGCGCCGCAGCGCCGTCGTGCGCCCAGACTGTCGCGACGCGACCATGCGCAGCACCCGGCCGGACGTGTGGGCACGCCGGAAGACATCGCGCAGCTGGCGGTCTATCTGCTGTCGCCGCAGCTGTCCGGGTTCGTCACCGGGCAGGACTTCGTCGTCGACGGCGGCATGTCGCGCAAGATGCAATACGTGTGA
- a CDS encoding pseudouridine synthase: MKLVKHIANLGYGSRKQVTQLFRQGAVTDAQGEVLYADDQVEHDAIRIDGEPLDPPPGFSLLLHKPSGYTCSTKDTGRLIYELLPSRFRSRAPVLAPVGRLDRDTSGMLLMTDDGALLHRIISPKSALDKVYDVSLADDLRGDEAALFSSGTLLLEGETKPLLPAELEVLGPRQARLTLHEGRYHQVRRMFAAAGNHVAALHRSRIGGLSLDALPAGQWRALQDSDLEVLFGRGAVA, from the coding sequence ATGAAGCTGGTCAAACACATCGCCAATCTCGGCTATGGCAGCCGCAAGCAGGTGACCCAGCTGTTTCGCCAGGGCGCCGTCACCGATGCGCAGGGCGAGGTGCTGTATGCCGACGACCAGGTGGAGCACGATGCCATCCGCATCGACGGCGAGCCGCTGGACCCGCCGCCGGGTTTCAGCCTGTTGCTGCACAAGCCCAGCGGGTACACCTGTTCGACCAAGGACACCGGCCGGCTGATCTACGAGCTGCTGCCATCGCGCTTTCGCTCGCGTGCGCCGGTATTGGCGCCGGTGGGGCGGCTGGATCGCGACACCAGCGGCATGCTGCTGATGACCGACGATGGCGCGTTGCTGCACCGGATCATTTCGCCCAAGTCCGCGTTGGACAAGGTCTACGACGTCAGCCTGGCCGACGACCTGCGCGGCGACGAAGCGGCGCTGTTTTCCAGCGGCACGCTGCTGCTGGAAGGCGAAACCAAGCCATTGCTGCCGGCCGAGCTTGAGGTGCTTGGCCCACGCCAGGCACGCCTGACCCTGCACGAGGGCCGCTATCACCAGGTACGCCGCATGTTCGCCGCAGCCGGCAATCATGTGGCGGCGCTGCACCGCAGCCGTATCGGCGGCTTGTCGCTGGACGCGTTGCCGGCCGGGCAATGGCGTGCGCTGCAGGACAGCGATCTGGAGGTGTTGTTCGGGCGTGGAGCGGTTGCATGA
- a CDS encoding class I SAM-dependent methyltransferase, with the protein MAGPHDAPLQALFLPFAQGALPWPTGPVLFLRARDGFPLREHASADALTCEQSFRPFAQALQGSGWGVREESEIEADSTRYALVLVLPPRQREEARALFARALALTAPGGRVVACQSNNEGARSGEADLRQLAGLAGSLTKHHCRTYWTAPLPADTDAALQARWAALDAPRKILDGRFVSRPGVFAWDRIDPASALLVEHLPATLAGHGADLGAGFGYLSAELLARCPKVTALDLYEAEARALALARRNLQDIAHPAQVQYLWHDVTAGLAAQYDFIVSNPPFHTPSRADRPDIGQRFIAVAAQALRPGGQLLLVANRHLPYEQVLNESFGQVRVAAERDGFKLIAAVRGKAARA; encoded by the coding sequence ATGGCTGGCCCGCACGATGCACCGCTTCAAGCCCTGTTCCTGCCCTTCGCCCAAGGCGCGCTGCCGTGGCCGACAGGCCCGGTCCTGTTTCTGCGCGCGCGCGACGGTTTTCCGCTGCGCGAGCATGCATCCGCCGACGCGCTGACCTGCGAGCAGAGTTTTCGCCCGTTTGCGCAGGCATTGCAGGGGAGCGGCTGGGGCGTGCGCGAAGAGAGCGAGATCGAGGCCGACAGTACGCGGTATGCGCTGGTGCTGGTGCTGCCGCCGCGGCAGCGCGAAGAAGCGCGCGCGCTGTTTGCACGCGCGCTCGCGCTGACCGCGCCCGGCGGCAGGGTGGTGGCGTGCCAGTCCAACAACGAGGGCGCGCGCTCGGGCGAGGCCGATCTGCGCCAGCTCGCCGGCCTGGCCGGCAGCCTGACCAAGCACCACTGCCGCACCTACTGGACCGCGCCGCTGCCTGCCGACACCGACGCCGCGTTGCAGGCGCGCTGGGCCGCGCTGGATGCGCCACGCAAGATCCTGGATGGGCGCTTCGTCAGCCGACCGGGCGTGTTCGCCTGGGATCGCATCGATCCTGCGTCGGCGTTGCTGGTCGAGCACCTGCCGGCCACCCTGGCCGGGCATGGTGCCGACCTGGGTGCGGGGTTCGGGTATCTCTCGGCCGAACTGCTGGCGCGCTGCCCCAAGGTCACCGCGCTGGACCTGTACGAAGCCGAGGCGCGCGCACTGGCGTTGGCGCGACGCAATCTGCAGGACATCGCGCATCCGGCGCAGGTGCAGTACCTCTGGCATGACGTCACCGCCGGGCTGGCGGCGCAGTACGACTTCATCGTCAGCAACCCCCCGTTCCACACGCCCTCGCGCGCCGATCGCCCGGACATCGGCCAGCGTTTCATCGCCGTGGCCGCGCAGGCACTGCGCCCGGGCGGGCAGCTGCTGCTGGTGGCCAACCGGCATCTGCCCTACGAGCAGGTGCTCAACGAAAGCTTCGGGCAGGTCCGCGTGGCCGCCGAGCGCGACGGCTTCAAGTTGATCGCTGCCGTGCGCGGCAAGGCGGCGCGCGCATGA
- a CDS encoding YajQ family cyclic di-GMP-binding protein, whose protein sequence is MPSFDVVSEVDKHELTNAVDQANRELDTRFDFKGVEAKFELEDGKVINQSAPSDFQLKQMTDILRARLLARSIDVRCLDFGDVETNLAGARQKVTVKQGLEQKQAKQLVAKLKEAKIKVEAQINGDKLRVTGKKRDDLQDAIALLKKADFELPLQFDNFRD, encoded by the coding sequence ATGCCTTCCTTCGACGTCGTGTCCGAAGTCGACAAGCACGAACTGACCAATGCGGTGGACCAGGCCAACCGTGAACTGGACACGCGTTTCGATTTCAAGGGTGTGGAAGCCAAGTTCGAACTGGAGGACGGCAAGGTGATCAACCAGTCCGCACCCAGCGACTTCCAGCTCAAGCAGATGACCGACATCCTGCGCGCGCGGCTGTTGGCGCGCAGCATCGATGTGCGCTGCCTGGACTTTGGCGATGTGGAAACCAATCTGGCCGGTGCGCGGCAGAAGGTCACCGTCAAGCAGGGCCTCGAGCAGAAGCAGGCCAAGCAGCTGGTGGCCAAGCTCAAGGAAGCCAAGATCAAGGTCGAGGCGCAGATCAACGGCGACAAGCTGCGCGTGACCGGCAAGAAGCGCGACGACCTGCAGGATGCGATCGCGCTGCTGAAAAAGGCCGATTTCGAGCTTCCGCTGCAATTTGACAACTTCCGCGACTGA
- a CDS encoding DUF3247 family protein, protein MSRYAPHVYSEHVQIATLEHWVALLDGQERVRIELDDGSTLSGTVAVRPTIQTYLDENDNEGVNGQLRLDQLDATQEPHWIWMDRIVAVHPLPLGSDPHVVP, encoded by the coding sequence ATGTCCAGATACGCCCCGCACGTCTATTCCGAGCACGTGCAGATCGCCACCCTCGAGCATTGGGTGGCCCTGCTCGACGGACAGGAACGCGTGCGCATCGAACTCGACGACGGCAGCACGCTCAGCGGCACCGTTGCCGTGCGCCCGACCATCCAGACCTATCTCGACGAGAACGACAACGAAGGCGTCAACGGGCAGTTGCGCCTGGATCAGCTGGACGCCACCCAGGAGCCGCACTGGATCTGGATGGATCGCATCGTGGCCGTGCACCCGCTGCCGTTGGGTTCCGATCCACACGTCGTGCCGTGA
- a CDS encoding ATP-binding protein gives MRSTSDGAAPGLILAARQLRNDRLVRLFESFLEYRACVGRVIVQTMVTLWCLGWLYGPQPVLVKDAHNVFPTAVALWVISVAWMVLVRRRVIPPSEWLDAMGFAMNLLFIGIQTTLAFILLMSLNAFLPFITIAAVARYGQRATLPVLLATFVLMLLTAPSGYWLSRPAYFVYAVALSMVLPLLVARIVLAMQEVALQALASRDAQSRFISTMNHELRTPLNAVINCAQLIDTDNMSSEQRDLMQAMTVNATALRHRVNEVLDVASIDGGRLQLQSKPLSLLDVLTTVKAVCATAASTKGVSLSVRMEAPNTPYVLGDEGRIEQVISNLVINAIKFTPAGGAVELLLEATQIQQRWLIAATITDTGIGVPDDKKAYIFTPFTQLSTGFSRAEGGVGLGLYIALSVSDAMRGSLTVGDNPAGGSIFRWIFELPVAAADSSRTLDLRDALAHHAQTVPPLHCLVFEDMDTNRLVIGNLLTRAGHRVSFHVDGTDAVQRIAQAAPDLVFLDLHMPGTSGWDALGQARDAIAALPPIVVLTADTRTDSMREAAAAGVAGYLSKPINAHELLALLAHHAQRPQH, from the coding sequence ATGCGTAGCACTTCCGACGGCGCAGCGCCCGGCCTGATTCTGGCCGCCCGGCAGCTGCGCAACGACAGACTGGTGCGGCTGTTCGAGTCGTTTCTGGAATACCGCGCCTGCGTCGGCCGGGTGATCGTGCAGACCATGGTGACCCTGTGGTGCCTGGGCTGGCTGTATGGCCCACAGCCGGTGCTGGTCAAGGACGCGCACAACGTATTCCCCACCGCCGTGGCCTTATGGGTCATCTCGGTCGCGTGGATGGTGCTGGTGCGGCGCCGGGTCATCCCGCCCAGCGAGTGGCTGGATGCGATGGGCTTTGCGATGAACCTGCTGTTCATCGGCATCCAGACCACGCTGGCCTTCATCCTATTGATGTCGTTGAACGCGTTTTTGCCGTTCATCACCATCGCGGCGGTGGCCCGCTATGGGCAACGCGCGACCTTGCCGGTGCTGCTGGCCACCTTCGTACTGATGTTGCTGACCGCGCCCAGCGGCTACTGGCTGTCGCGGCCGGCGTACTTCGTGTATGCGGTGGCGCTCAGCATGGTGCTGCCGCTGCTGGTGGCGCGCATCGTGCTTGCGATGCAGGAAGTGGCGCTGCAGGCGCTGGCCTCGCGCGATGCGCAAAGCCGTTTCATCAGCACCATGAACCATGAGCTGCGCACGCCGTTGAATGCGGTCATCAATTGCGCGCAGCTGATCGACACCGACAACATGTCGTCCGAACAGCGCGACCTGATGCAGGCCATGACCGTCAATGCGACCGCACTGCGCCATCGCGTCAATGAAGTGCTGGACGTTGCCAGCATCGACGGTGGGCGACTGCAGCTGCAGAGCAAGCCTCTGAGCCTGCTGGACGTGCTGACCACCGTCAAAGCGGTCTGCGCAACCGCCGCATCCACCAAGGGCGTGTCGCTGAGCGTGCGCATGGAGGCACCGAACACGCCCTACGTGCTGGGCGACGAGGGCCGCATCGAGCAGGTGATCAGCAACCTGGTCATCAATGCGATCAAGTTCACCCCGGCCGGTGGCGCGGTCGAATTGCTGCTCGAAGCCACCCAGATACAGCAGCGCTGGTTGATCGCCGCGACGATCACCGACACCGGCATCGGCGTGCCCGACGACAAGAAGGCCTACATCTTTACGCCGTTCACCCAGCTCAGCACCGGATTCAGCCGTGCCGAGGGCGGGGTCGGCCTGGGGCTGTATATCGCCCTGTCGGTGTCCGATGCGATGCGCGGCAGCCTGACGGTGGGCGACAACCCGGCCGGGGGCAGCATCTTCCGCTGGATCTTCGAGCTGCCGGTGGCCGCAGCCGACAGCAGCCGCACGCTCGACCTGCGCGATGCGTTGGCGCACCACGCGCAGACCGTGCCGCCGCTGCATTGCCTGGTCTTCGAGGACATGGACACCAATCGCCTGGTGATCGGCAACCTGCTGACGCGCGCCGGGCATCGGGTGAGCTTTCATGTCGATGGCACCGATGCGGTGCAGCGCATTGCCCAGGCCGCGCCGGACCTGGTGTTTCTCGATCTGCACATGCCCGGCACCTCCGGCTGGGATGCCTTGGGGCAGGCCCGCGATGCGATTGCCGCGCTGCCGCCGATCGTCGTGCTGACCGCCGACACGCGTACCGATTCGATGCGCGAAGCCGCAGCCGCCGGCGTGGCGGGTTACCTGTCCAAGCCGATCAACGCCCACGAACTGCTGGCCCTGCTGGCCCACCATGCACAACGACCACAGCACTGA
- a CDS encoding DUF1415 domain-containing protein: MTTTPATPDPLTATRTWIERAVIGLNLCPFAKAVYVKDQVRLVLSDASTPEALLEQLAEELVLLRDTPSEQIDTTLIVHPDVLTDFLEYNDFLDNADAAVEALDLQGTLQVASFHPDYQFAGAAPDDVANFTNRSPFPTLHLLREDSVERAVAAFPDPDVIVERNIQTLERLGHAGWDRVLNGAEH; the protein is encoded by the coding sequence ATGACCACCACGCCTGCCACGCCCGATCCGTTGACCGCGACCCGCACCTGGATCGAGCGCGCGGTGATCGGGCTGAACCTTTGCCCGTTCGCCAAGGCGGTGTACGTCAAGGACCAGGTGCGGCTGGTACTCAGCGATGCCAGCACGCCCGAAGCCCTGCTGGAACAACTGGCCGAAGAACTGGTGCTGCTACGCGACACGCCGTCCGAGCAGATCGACACCACGCTGATCGTGCATCCGGACGTGCTCACCGACTTCCTGGAGTACAACGACTTCCTCGACAACGCCGACGCAGCGGTGGAAGCGCTGGATCTGCAAGGCACCCTGCAGGTGGCCAGCTTCCATCCCGATTACCAATTCGCAGGCGCTGCGCCGGACGATGTGGCCAACTTCACCAACCGCTCGCCGTTCCCGACCCTGCACCTGCTGCGCGAGGACAGCGTGGAACGTGCGGTGGCGGCGTTCCCGGATCCTGACGTGATTGTCGAGCGCAATATCCAGACGCTGGAACGGCTGGGCCACGCGGGCTGGGACCGCGTATTGAACGGCGCCGAGCACTGA
- a CDS encoding alpha/beta fold hydrolase, whose protein sequence is MHNDHSTELKPGTAARWHWRSAAQQRTPLALLFLHGFSASPGEAGALPEQMADALGANGYVHRWPQHGDRAPDAMRGLTTAALHSSARQALAQAQRMGKRVAIVGSSLGGTLALWLAARHPEQVAAVVAWSPGIQPVNADLLDRLCDADAPIADPYPRSAAELAYWSDSIHPDGFRTLRGVFDALATAPPWSQVRCPVLLGYYRAPNGDEDQIASVPAMLAMFDALGTAAPLKQAIAFDSGAHAIGSPHKTPLAGHVAQVSVEFLRAHVGAHVDEAEYSDDGDTR, encoded by the coding sequence ATGCACAACGACCACAGCACTGAGCTGAAGCCAGGTACCGCGGCACGCTGGCATTGGCGCAGCGCTGCCCAGCAACGCACCCCACTGGCGCTGCTGTTCCTGCATGGGTTTTCTGCAAGTCCGGGCGAGGCCGGCGCGCTGCCCGAACAGATGGCCGATGCATTGGGCGCCAACGGCTACGTGCACCGCTGGCCCCAGCATGGTGACCGCGCACCCGATGCGATGCGGGGGCTGACCACAGCGGCGCTACACAGCTCTGCACGGCAGGCGCTGGCGCAGGCGCAGCGCATGGGCAAGCGCGTTGCGATTGTCGGTTCGTCACTGGGCGGCACGCTGGCGTTATGGCTTGCGGCCCGGCATCCCGAGCAGGTTGCGGCGGTGGTGGCGTGGTCGCCCGGCATCCAGCCGGTCAATGCGGACCTGCTCGATCGGCTCTGCGACGCCGATGCGCCGATCGCCGACCCGTACCCGCGCAGCGCAGCGGAGCTGGCCTACTGGTCGGACAGCATCCACCCGGATGGCTTTCGAACCTTGCGCGGCGTCTTCGATGCGCTCGCCACCGCGCCGCCGTGGTCACAGGTGCGCTGCCCGGTGCTGCTGGGCTATTACCGCGCGCCCAATGGCGACGAAGATCAGATTGCCTCGGTGCCGGCGATGCTGGCCATGTTCGACGCGCTGGGCACCGCTGCTCCGCTCAAGCAGGCGATCGCCTTCGACAGCGGCGCGCATGCCATCGGGTCGCCGCACAAGACGCCGCTGGCCGGACACGTTGCACAGGTGTCGGTGGAGTTCTTGCGTGCGCATGTCGGTGCACATGTTGACGAGGCTGAGTACAGCGACGACGGCGACACGCGCTGA